TCCGGCCAGCCCTGCTCTTCGTCGTAGACCCATCCGCAAATCAAGCAAACCCAAGTCTTGTAAACAACGGCTTCCTGCTGCAAAACGCACTCCTGTATCGATTCCGGGCGAAATGATACAGCGTTTTTTGCTCGTGCCCCGCCGATTGGGCCGGGCCGCGGGGCGCAGGGGACGGCACCGCCACCCCCTGCGCGGGCAAGGCCAGGTTTGCCGGCGATTCACTGCCGAATGGTGAAATCGACCCGGTTGGGTGCGCCCTTGTCCTTGATGCCATCGGCGTTGAGCTTCGAGGCGGTCAGGAACAGGCGGCTTTCCGGCACCTTGGCATCGCGCTCCAGCGCCTGCTTGACCGCCAGCGCCCGCTGCTCGGCCAATTGCCGGAGTTCCACCTCGGTCACCGGCGCATTCTCCAGCAGCAGCGCCTCCATCTCCTTGGTGGGCAGGGATTTCGCCAGCCCGACCACATTGCGTGGCTTCTTGAAGGAGGCGCGCTTGTAGACCGCTTCCAGGTACTTCGGGTACTCCTGAGGCGACACCGTCACCTTGGCGCCTTGCTCGCCCTCTTCGCTCTCTTCGGCCACGGCGCCCGCCTTCGCGCTGGCGCGCATCTCGCGCGACTTTTGCTCGGCCACGCGCGCGTCCAGCCAGGCGCGCTTGGCGCCGGCGGTATCTGTGGCGGGATCGATGCGGCCGCTGATCTCCAGGCGCAGCGCCGGGCGGTCGGCCAGGGCCTTGCCCAGTGTCGCGATCTTCTGCGTGGCCGCCGGCGTGAGCGTGGAGGTGCCGGGCGCAAACTCCACGTAGCCCAGTTCGTCGCCACCGCCAAAGGCAGAAGCAATCAACGAGAACGGCGAGGTGATGGCCTTGGTGAGCAGATTGACGATCACCCGCACGATCACGCCACCGATGCTGAACTCCGGGTCCGACAAGGAGCCCGACACCGGCAGGTTGATGTCGATCACACCATTGCGGTCCTTTAGCAGCGAGACCGCCAGCAGCACCGGCAGCTTGGTCGCGCTAGGGCTGTCGACCTTGTCGCCAAAGGTGAGCTGGTCGAGGTAGAGGTGGTTGCGCGCGTCCAGCTTGCCGTTCTCGATCTTGTACGCCACATCGACCGTGAGCTTGCCCTTGGTGATCGGGTAGCCAGCGTACTTGGCCGCGTACGGGGTCAGCCGGGTCAGCTCCACGCCCGCGGCCTTGGCGGCGATATCGAGGTAGAGCGTATCGGCCAGCGGGTTGAGCTTGCCGTCGATCGTGACCGGCGCATCATCGTCGATGCGGCCTGCCAGCGTGAGGTCGGCGGGCGCCGGCTCCGTCGAGGACACCTTGGAGACCGAGCCCTTCATGTCGGTCAGGTTGGCGGTGTAGTTCGGCTTGATGAAGAAGTCCGAGAAATTGATGTTGCCTTTCTCCACCGTCACGCCGCCAATCCGGATCTGCGGCTTGGCCGCGGCGGAAGCCACAGGCGCGGGCACCGGGGCCGGTGCGCTGGCGGCGCTCGGCGAAGCGGGATTGGCTTGCGTCAGGCTGGTGCTGGGCGCGGCCTCGCCCTTGGCCGCGCCGCCGGCCATCACATCCTGCAGGTTCAGGCGGCCGTTGGCATTCAGGATCACCCGCGCGTAGAAATCCGACAGCGCGACACCGGCCACGCCGAGCTTCATCGGCCCCTTGGCCTCATCCATGGCGAAATCGATGCCGTTCACCGCGAGCGAGCGCCAGCGCAGGAAGTCGTCACCGGTCACCCGGTCGACGCTGCGCACATTGCCGAGCAGCGCGTTGCCGGTGAAGCGCGCGGCGATTGGCTTGCCGGTGGGCGCCTCCACGCCGAGGCGGCCCTTGACGGTAGCGGCGCCGCCACGCAACGCCGCGTTGAAGCGGTCGGCCAGGTAGGGCTGCAGCGGCGCGAGGTCCAGTTCTCGGAAGTCGACCTGCAGTTGCGCCGCGGGCCCGGTAGGCAGCACGGTGCCGTCGAGCGCCATCGCGCCGCGCCGGCCCACATCGGCCTTGAACTTCACCGGGATGGCCCCGGCCGCCATCGGCCAGTTGAGCGCGCCCGTGCCGAGGCTGATATTGCGGAATTGATGGACCACGGGGCGGTCGCGGTTGGCGGCCGCGGGCGCATAGTCGGTCACGCGCAGGCTGCCGCCATCGAGCGTGAACTTGCCGAGCTGCGCCTTCCAGGGCAATGGCTTGGCGGCAGCCGCGCTCTCGGGCTGGACAGCCTTGGCCTGGACGGCGGTGCTGCGTTGGGCGGACTTCTGCCTGGATTGCACAGCCCACAGGCGCGCGCTTTCGAGCAATTCGCCGCGGAAGTCACGCGTGATGGCGATCTGCGGCTTGGCGACCACCAACTGGCCGGCCTGGAAGGAATGCGCGCCAAGATCGAACGCGATGTCCTCCAGCGCCACGCGCTCGGCAAGCATCACCGGCAGGTTGGCGGTGTCGCTGTCGTCGCGGGCGCGCGCGCGGCGCGCGTCGCGCCGGCGGTCGCTATCGGCAGCGGCAGGTTGGCTTGCGCCAGTCGTGGCGGCTGCCACTTGCGCCACCGTCACCGGCTCCCGGGTGGTCAGGTAGAGCGGCGCCAGTTCGACGCGGGATTTTTCCAGCGAGAAGGCAAAGGCGGGGCCACCCCACGCCATCTTGTAATGCAGCTCGGCATTGATGGCCGTGTCGCCAAGCCGGGTCTGGAGCTCCGCCGGCCACCATGCGGCAAACCCTTGGGGCTTCACGCCGCTGGCTTGCAGCGTGCCGTCCATGGTGCCGCCACGCAGGGACAGCTCGCCTTCGTGGCTGAGCGTCTGGCCCTCGCCGATCGCCAGCTTGGCCTGCACCTTGGCCGGCTTGTCGCTGTCGCCGGAAAGACCCGCCACGTCGGCGTCAAGCGGCCCGAGCGCGAGCGTGCCGGGCCCGGAAGGCGCCGAGTCGTCGCGCAGGCCCAGGCGGGCCTCTTTGACGGTAATCTGGTCGATCGCGTAGCGCCAGGGCTTTTCAGGCACCGGCGCAATGCCGGCGGCAGCGGGTGCCGATGCAGGGCCGGCCTTGGCCACGGCCGGCGCGGATGCGGATGCGGGGGCCGCCGCGGCTGCCGATGCGGCTGCAGCCGGCGCGTGGGCAGGCTTTTCTGCCTTGGCGGCTTCCGGCAGGAACGCGTCGGCCAGGTCGAGCGAGCCATCGGCGCGCCGCACTGCCTGCACGGCCAGGCCCTCCACGGAGAGGCTGCGCAGGTGGGCCATCCGCCCCAGCGGTTCAATGCGCGCGATGTCCACGGCTACCCGCCCGGCCTTCACCAGGGGCGATCCATCATGCTTGCGGATATCGGCTTCGCGCAGCGCCGCGGTGCCTGCCAGGAAGACGTCCTGCTTGTCCTTGTCCTGGATAAAGCCCAGCGTCAGCCGTGAATCCAGCAGCCCGCCCTTGATATCCGCATCCTTGAGCTTCGGCGCGAACGGCATGTAGCGCGCCAGCTCCAGGGCGTCGAGATTGATATTGAGGTGGGTCTCGCGTGATGCCGCGAATGGCAGCATGGTGCCGTCCAGCTCCAGCGCGGAGCCGTTGATGTTCGCGCTCAGCGTGGGCCGGGTGACGATCTCCACGTCATGCGGCAGGTTGGACAGGAACGGCAGCGTGATGGTCAGGTTGTCCACGCGCTGCGTCTGGTTGAGCAGCTTGTCGTCGAACACCAGGCTGCCGCCGGTCAGCGCGATATTGTTGACCGAGAAGCGTGCCGGCTCGGATTTTGGCGCAGGTGGCTTGGCCGCGAAGCGCTCCTCGATGTCGGCGTAGTTCATGCGGCCGTTGGCGTCGCGCGCAAGATGCAGCGCGGGCCGGTCGATATGCACGGCATCCACCACCGGGGCGAAGTGCCACAGTGACGCGATGGCGCCATCGATCTTGGCTTCGCCCACGCTCAGCATGGGCGTGGTGCCGTCGGGCTCGTAGATGGTAATGTCGGAAACGTCGACGGCCAGCGAGAACGGATGCACCTCGGCACCCCCAATCGTGACCTTGCGCCCCAGCGCTTCGCTGGCTTGCTTGGCTGCAAACGATTTGATCAACGGTGGCCCGCCAAAATACCCGGCCAGGCCAAACACCGCCAGCGCGGCCACAATGCCGCCGGCCACCCGCAGGCCGGCCCGGCGACGTGGCGTTGCAGTTGCTGCCTGCATGGAGAACTTGATTGCCATGTGATCCCAGAAGATTCGACCCCCAACTACCCGCGTCCGCTATGCGAACCCGCTGGAGAGCACGATGGAGCAAGCATTCCACACGGTGCCACCAGCCGGATCGGCCACTTTGTGGCCCGGATTTCACTTTTTAACGACATTATCGCAACGCTTGGGGGCAAAGCAAAGGCATTCAAAGGGAATTAAAAAGGATTTCAGAACGGTCCAGAAAGGAATGCAAGCGCGCCTTCTGGCGCCGGTTCAACGCCGATCTGGTATCGTCACGCCTTTGCGAAGCGTCTCGTCGCATGCCAGCGGCTTATCCGCCACTTAGTGCCTGCTTCTCCCGCGCTGTATCCTCCGGCCAGAACCCTCCACGTCAACCGTGTTGCGCGCTTCGCATGCGAACCATTTCCATGCGAGTCTCCTCATGCCTACCATCAGCAGTACTGCCGGAGCAGATAGCGCGCACAGCCAGCAAGCGCGCCCGCTGACCGGACAGGATTACAAGACGCTTGCCCTTGCCGCCCTCGGGGGGGCGCTCGAGTTCTACGACTTCATCATCTTTGTCTTCTTCGCCACCGTCATCGGGCAGTTGTTCTTCCCGCCGTCGGTGCCGGACTGGCTGCGCCAGTTGCAGACCTTCGGCATCTTTGCCGCCGGCTACCTGGCGCGCCCGCTGGGCGGCATCATCATGGCCCACTTCGGCGACCTGCTTGGCCGCAAGAAGATGTTCACGCTTTCCATCCTGCTGATGTCGGTGCCGACACTGCTGATGGGCCTGCTGCCGACTTACCATGCGATCGGCCTGCTGGCGCCCCTGGCACTGCTGCTGCTGCGCGTGATGCAGGGCGCGGCGGTTGGCGGCGAAGTGCCCGGCGCCTGGGTGTTCGTCTCCGAGCACGTACCGGCGCGCCGCACCGGCTATGCCTGCGGCACGCTGACCGCAGGCCTGACGGCCGGCATCTTGCTGGGCTCCCTGGTGGCCACCGGCGTCAATACCATCTTCACCCCGGCCGAGCTTGTCGACTGGGGCTGGCGCATGCCTTTCCTGCTGGGCGGTGTGTTCGGCATCGGCTCCATGTACTTACGCCGCTGGCTGCACGAAACCCCGGTGTTCGCCGAGCTGCAGAAGCGCAAGGCGCTGGCCGCGGAAATGCCGCTCAAGACGGTGGTGCGCGATCACCGCGGCGCGGTGGCGGTATCGATGCTGCTGACGTGGATGCTGTCCGCGGGCATCGTGGTGGTGATCCTGATGACGCCCACCT
The Cupriavidus basilensis DNA segment above includes these coding regions:
- a CDS encoding DUF748 domain-containing protein; this encodes MAIKFSMQAATATPRRRAGLRVAGGIVAALAVFGLAGYFGGPPLIKSFAAKQASEALGRKVTIGGAEVHPFSLAVDVSDITIYEPDGTTPMLSVGEAKIDGAIASLWHFAPVVDAVHIDRPALHLARDANGRMNYADIEERFAAKPPAPKSEPARFSVNNIALTGGSLVFDDKLLNQTQRVDNLTITLPFLSNLPHDVEIVTRPTLSANINGSALELDGTMLPFAASRETHLNINLDALELARYMPFAPKLKDADIKGGLLDSRLTLGFIQDKDKQDVFLAGTAALREADIRKHDGSPLVKAGRVAVDIARIEPLGRMAHLRSLSVEGLAVQAVRRADGSLDLADAFLPEAAKAEKPAHAPAAAASAAAAAPASASAPAVAKAGPASAPAAAGIAPVPEKPWRYAIDQITVKEARLGLRDDSAPSGPGTLALGPLDADVAGLSGDSDKPAKVQAKLAIGEGQTLSHEGELSLRGGTMDGTLQASGVKPQGFAAWWPAELQTRLGDTAINAELHYKMAWGGPAFAFSLEKSRVELAPLYLTTREPVTVAQVAAATTGASQPAAADSDRRRDARRARARDDSDTANLPVMLAERVALEDIAFDLGAHSFQAGQLVVAKPQIAITRDFRGELLESARLWAVQSRQKSAQRSTAVQAKAVQPESAAAAKPLPWKAQLGKFTLDGGSLRVTDYAPAAANRDRPVVHQFRNISLGTGALNWPMAAGAIPVKFKADVGRRGAMALDGTVLPTGPAAQLQVDFRELDLAPLQPYLADRFNAALRGGAATVKGRLGVEAPTGKPIAARFTGNALLGNVRSVDRVTGDDFLRWRSLAVNGIDFAMDEAKGPMKLGVAGVALSDFYARVILNANGRLNLQDVMAGGAAKGEAAPSTSLTQANPASPSAASAPAPVPAPVASAAAKPQIRIGGVTVEKGNINFSDFFIKPNYTANLTDMKGSVSKVSSTEPAPADLTLAGRIDDDAPVTIDGKLNPLADTLYLDIAAKAAGVELTRLTPYAAKYAGYPITKGKLTVDVAYKIENGKLDARNHLYLDQLTFGDKVDSPSATKLPVLLAVSLLKDRNGVIDINLPVSGSLSDPEFSIGGVIVRVIVNLLTKAITSPFSLIASAFGGGDELGYVEFAPGTSTLTPAATQKIATLGKALADRPALRLEISGRIDPATDTAGAKRAWLDARVAEQKSREMRASAKAGAVAEESEEGEQGAKVTVSPQEYPKYLEAVYKRASFKKPRNVVGLAKSLPTKEMEALLLENAPVTEVELRQLAEQRALAVKQALERDAKVPESRLFLTASKLNADGIKDKGAPNRVDFTIRQ
- a CDS encoding MFS transporter, which encodes MPTISSTAGADSAHSQQARPLTGQDYKTLALAALGGALEFYDFIIFVFFATVIGQLFFPPSVPDWLRQLQTFGIFAAGYLARPLGGIIMAHFGDLLGRKKMFTLSILLMSVPTLLMGLLPTYHAIGLLAPLALLLLRVMQGAAVGGEVPGAWVFVSEHVPARRTGYACGTLTAGLTAGILLGSLVATGVNTIFTPAELVDWGWRMPFLLGGVFGIGSMYLRRWLHETPVFAELQKRKALAAEMPLKTVVRDHRGAVAVSMLLTWMLSAGIVVVILMTPTFLQKIYGFDARTALVANSVATLCLTVGCVVAGLMADKVGPRVTLFVGGLLLAISSYVFYSTLHTRPDLLIPLYAVAGFFVGTIGAVPYVLVKAFPAQVRFSGLSFSYNLSYAIFGGLTPMIVTLMLKNDPLAPAYYVVALCLLGMATALFVKDRSLA